Below is a window of Geomonas oryzisoli DNA.
GTATGATAGACAACAGCGGTTACGCAAAGAACGCCGAGAATCCGCGAAGAACGGGAAGAATGCCTTTTGGACGTAAATTCAAAAGGCCTTTCCTTTGCGTGCTTCGCGAATACTTCGTGTCTTTGCGTAACTGCTTCTGACTTAGAAACGGAAAGAGGGGGAGCCTTTCTTGATTGCCAAGGACTCCTTTTTTTTATATGTAATAAAGGCCGGTTTTCTGATGCCGGAAGTCCCCTGATGGAGTACTCACCTTGCAGGCAAACCGTTTGAAGCGCATAGATGCACTTACCGGTCCGCTCCTCGTCCGGCTTTTCCCGCGGCGTAAGAAGGCGGACAACAACGTCGCGCCCGGCTCCGCCCTCATCATCCGCCCCGGCGGCATCGGCGACGCCGTCCTCCTCATCCCGACGCTGCGCGCGCTTCAGGCGGCATACCCCGCCTGCCGCATCGAGATCCTCGCGGAAAACAGAAACGCCGCCGCCTTCGAGTTCTGCCCCGGACTCCACGCCGTGCACCGCTACGACGAGCCGGCCGAACTGCGCGCGGTGCTTAAGCGGCGCTACGATCTCGTCATCGACACCGAGCAGTGGTACCGGCTCTCCGCGCTGGTCTCCCGCCTGGTGCGCGCCCGCCGCTCCATCGGCTTTGCCACCAATGAGCGCCGACGGCTCTTCAGCGATGCCGTTCCCTATGATCTAAAAGAATATGAACCCTTTTCCTTCTTCCGCCTGTTGGCGCCGCTGGGCATTCAGGCGCCGGCTGACCTCGCCGTCCCGTTTCTTGAGCTGCCGGCCGCAGCGCGTGAGCGCGCCGCACAACTGCTGGCTCGACTGGGGGGGCGCCCCTTCGTCGCCATCTTCCCTGGCGCCAGCGTGCCGCGCAAAGAGTGGGGCGGCGTGAAATACCGGCAGTTGGCCGCCTCCCTGGTGCTTGCCGGCTGCGCCGTGGTGGTACTCGGCGGCAAAGAGGACGAAGACGTGGCCGACGCCATTTGCCGTGCCACCGGAGGCGTCAACCTGGCAGGGGTGACCACTTTGACTGAGAGCGCTGCTGTTATCGAGGC
It encodes the following:
- a CDS encoding glycosyltransferase family 9 protein; this translates as MKRIDALTGPLLVRLFPRRKKADNNVAPGSALIIRPGGIGDAVLLIPTLRALQAAYPACRIEILAENRNAAAFEFCPGLHAVHRYDEPAELRAVLKRRYDLVIDTEQWYRLSALVSRLVRARRSIGFATNERRRLFSDAVPYDLKEYEPFSFFRLLAPLGIQAPADLAVPFLELPAAARERAAQLLARLGGRPFVAIFPGASVPRKEWGGVKYRQLAASLVLAGCAVVVLGGKEDEDVADAICRATGGVNLAGVTTLTESAAVIEATMALVTGDSGLLHIAAGLGTATVSLFGPSDPAKWAPKGERHRVLASTFPCAPCAKWGTIPACTHEGGCIDADPAQVSRTLLQLLTELFPG